In Schistocerca americana isolate TAMUIC-IGC-003095 chromosome 7, iqSchAmer2.1, whole genome shotgun sequence, a single genomic region encodes these proteins:
- the LOC124622945 gene encoding cytochrome b-like: MFEEITTVILFVDVLKGPMYNTSFVSWLCFDYVSSCHCLVHELIFAVLRDNFLDTPCCFQGFLHFVFQSAYPSIVVQNLKLLIKSLLIKICLINPYLVEDPDNFVPANPLETPVDIRPEL, from the exons ATGTTTGAGGAAATCACTACTGTTATCTTGTTTGTTGATGTCTTGAAAGGTCCAATGTATAACACTTCATTTGTTTCCTGGTTATGCTTTGATTATGTGAGTTCATGTCATTGTCTTGTTCATGAACTTATTTTTGCGGTTTTGAGGGATAACTTTCTAGATACTCCATGCTGTTTTCAGGGGTTTCTTCATTTCGTTTTTCAAAGTGCTTA tcCTAGTATTGTGGTTCAGAATTTAAAATTgttaataaaatcattattaattaaaatatgCCTAATTAATCCTTACCTTGTAGAAGATCCAGATAATTTTGTGCCTGCTAACCCTTTAGAAACGCCAGTCGACATCCGACcagaattataa